A window from Fusobacterium sp. FSA-380-WT-3A encodes these proteins:
- a CDS encoding glycosyltransferase family A protein → MINYSVIIPHYNYGKKIKKLLDTIPDREDIEVIIVDDLSTEKELNNLLDTIKTSNKRNINLLYNSKESKGPGGARNLGINSSSGKWLIFADSDDYFLDNAFDEFDKNKDREEEVLYFYMTSINEKTGKISDRHIWYNKNLARCEEEIKKENYKKHIIKIISPCGKMIKRQYILKNNIYFGRGFCGEDQIFSAKLIVLSNNINVIHNQVYCILKRKGSITEKDEERLHWETLNSFIEVDTFLKETNNIDYRNYYILFLFKSLKFGRKTFFKTLKIIRENNLKLFTKEFFIKLINLKIVWRFILSNIKNRSI, encoded by the coding sequence ATGATAAATTATTCAGTTATAATTCCTCATTATAATTATGGGAAAAAGATAAAAAAACTATTGGATACTATTCCAGATAGAGAAGATATAGAAGTAATAATTGTAGATGACTTAAGTACAGAAAAGGAGTTAAATAATCTATTAGATACAATAAAAACTTCTAATAAAAGAAATATAAATCTTTTATATAATTCAAAAGAAAGTAAAGGACCTGGTGGAGCAAGAAATTTAGGTATAAACTCTTCTAGTGGAAAGTGGTTAATATTTGCAGATTCAGATGATTATTTTCTAGATAATGCTTTTGATGAATTTGATAAAAATAAAGATAGAGAAGAGGAAGTATTGTATTTTTATATGACAAGTATAAATGAAAAAACAGGTAAAATTTCAGATAGACATATATGGTATAATAAAAATTTAGCTAGATGTGAAGAAGAGATAAAAAAAGAAAATTATAAAAAACATATTATAAAAATAATTTCTCCATGTGGAAAAATGATAAAAAGACAGTATATATTAAAAAACAATATTTATTTTGGTAGAGGTTTTTGTGGAGAAGACCAAATATTTTCAGCTAAATTAATAGTTTTATCAAATAATATAAATGTAATTCATAATCAAGTATATTGTATTTTAAAAAGAAAAGGAAGTATTACAGAAAAAGATGAAGAAAGACTTCATTGGGAAACTTTAAATAGTTTTATAGAAGTAGATACTTTTTTAAAAGAAACTAATAATATAGATTATAGGAATTACTATATACTTTTTCTTTTTAAAAGTCTGAAATTTGGAAGAAAAACATTTTTTAAAACTTTAAAAATTATAAGAGAGAATAATTTAAAACTATTTACTAAAGAATTTTTTATTAAATTAATAAATCTTAAAATAGTGTGGAGATTTATATTGAGTAATATAAAAAATAGAAGTATTTAG
- a CDS encoding glycosyltransferase, protein MEKYKISVIIPVYKVEKYLKKCIDSVITQDYQNLEIILVDDGSPDNCGKICDEYKPKDSRIIVVHQKNMGLSGARNTGLDISTGDFIHFIDSDDWIEPNLYSDVSQYFYDYNMIMFGYTYLDERGNILTKFILENSFKGVVLNPTAWNKIYRKELFKDTRFPLGKIHEDQFITPIVYLEAKKIKLVKKYYYNYLNRENSIMNSDRGEKEFHGFEAFIYVHKYLKDNNYKAEFIEHKKIEKTYAFNFINNKNYNYRIKNFKKLKTYLKEMEVFNLRNFFFLILCFLLPKGIRNKLGNFYRNYLKKYSFMRKLREKI, encoded by the coding sequence ATGGAAAAATATAAAATAAGTGTAATAATACCTGTGTATAAAGTAGAAAAATATTTAAAAAAATGTATAGATAGTGTTATTACTCAAGATTATCAAAATTTAGAAATAATCTTAGTAGATGATGGAAGTCCAGATAATTGTGGGAAAATTTGTGATGAATATAAGCCTAAAGACAGTAGAATAATAGTAGTTCACCAAAAAAATATGGGGTTAAGTGGAGCTAGAAACACAGGTCTAGATATATCTACAGGAGATTTTATCCATTTTATAGATAGTGATGATTGGATAGAGCCTAATTTATATAGTGATGTATCTCAATATTTTTATGATTACAATATGATAATGTTTGGTTATACCTACTTAGATGAAAGGGGAAATATATTAACAAAATTTATTTTAGAGAACAGTTTTAAAGGTGTAGTATTAAATCCAACTGCTTGGAATAAAATATATAGAAAAGAGTTATTTAAAGATACAAGGTTTCCTTTAGGAAAAATACACGAAGACCAATTTATAACACCCATTGTATATTTAGAAGCTAAAAAAATAAAATTAGTAAAAAAATACTATTATAACTATCTAAATAGGGAAAATTCTATAATGAATTCAGACAGAGGAGAAAAAGAGTTTCATGGATTTGAAGCTTTTATATATGTTCATAAATATTTAAAAGATAATAATTATAAAGCTGAATTTATAGAGCATAAAAAAATAGAAAAAACTTATGCTTTCAATTTTATAAATAATAAAAATTATAACTATAGAATTAAAAATTTTAAAAAGTTAAAAACTTATTTAAAAGAAATGGAAGTTTTTAATTTAAGAAATTTCTTTTTTTTAATTTTATGTTTTTTATTACCTAAAGGAATTAGAAATAAATTAGGAAATTTTTATAGAAATTATTTAAAAAAATACTCTTTTATGAGAAAGTTAAGGGAAAAAATATAA
- a CDS encoding glycosyltransferase, whose amino-acid sequence MKEIKFSVLISTYIKEKPEYLDKALESILDKQILKPNEVVLIKDGKLTEKLDEVIDKYKNKYGEMFKIIPLEKNCGLGEALRIGIENCSFEYIARMDSDDISKPERFKEQIEFIKNNPEYDVVGTLIEEFENELEIKRIRKVPENSLEIKKRLKIISCINHPTVIFKKSSVLKAGNYSSKFRYLEDYYLWIRMSNEAKFYNMQKSLLYFRVVEDTYKRRGGIKFFFEEVKFQKELLRIGFICKKEYLKNIMIRGIFRITPYNLRRYIQKNFLRKSI is encoded by the coding sequence ATGAAAGAAATAAAATTTTCTGTTTTAATATCAACTTATATAAAAGAAAAACCAGAATATTTAGATAAAGCTTTAGAAAGTATTTTAGATAAACAAATTTTAAAACCAAATGAAGTAGTATTAATAAAAGATGGAAAATTAACAGAGAAATTAGATGAGGTTATAGATAAATATAAAAATAAATATGGAGAGATGTTTAAAATAATTCCCTTAGAAAAAAATTGTGGCTTAGGGGAAGCTTTAAGAATAGGGATAGAAAACTGTTCCTTTGAATATATAGCTAGGATGGATTCAGATGATATTTCAAAACCAGAAAGATTTAAGGAACAGATAGAATTTATAAAAAATAATCCAGAGTATGATGTAGTAGGTACTTTAATAGAAGAATTTGAAAATGAATTGGAGATAAAAAGAATAAGGAAAGTTCCAGAAAACTCTTTAGAAATAAAAAAGAGATTAAAGATAATCTCTTGTATAAATCACCCTACAGTAATTTTTAAAAAATCTTCAGTTTTAAAAGCAGGTAATTATTCTTCAAAGTTTCGTTATTTAGAAGATTATTATTTATGGATAAGAATGAGTAATGAAGCAAAATTTTATAATATGCAAAAATCTCTTTTATATTTTAGAGTTGTGGAAGATACTTATAAAAGAAGAGGTGGAATAAAATTCTTTTTCGAAGAGGTAAAATTTCAAAAGGAATTATTGAGAATAGGTTTCATTTGTAAAAAAGAGTATTTAAAAAATATAATGATAAGAGGTATTTTTAGAATAACCCCATATAATTTGAGACGATATATTCAAAAAAATTTTTTAAGAAAAAGTATATAG